In Roseisolibacter agri, the following proteins share a genomic window:
- a CDS encoding DUF6603 domain-containing protein: protein MSFTGTQLDAFAQLATALGILDDGGSPNTAWFGDPVGRAPGSSTGNPRGLRSVLSDDDQRDALLAFVDEVLGAPDREERDGATWVPLFSESSPQVTIFAVVRPVANAVHLGIGIEHATTGATPTSTPTVATRLHVPLFQLARGTGPAPADSGGLPGWLLLGRVGGRIQLAVDLTLATGAPSPGAASLGGLALGLQVPTAPADTLGFALSLRDLQLPGASAPRTFALDGDSLAELQADAFALIVGLVRAQAEALDVTQPTLRPFAALTGLLGLREVTGLPPLPLAELTTQGLPALVGWLEAVLLATPARTAWLQQLALLTGATVDVPRTAVTSTVGPLTFSIGVRVAPGTGGHPVLTPWAELALEGRAGARVRLAADLLRADTQTSSVIALPDLRAEAVFGQDAGGAPLLTGNPAVGSLHVGVAVTGLTTEARRPTFVLTLEEVTLAGRHHAHLDLSSPEAALDAASTVVDQALADALAGLGAAGTLVSRLLGLTPPAGIPAISAPALVADPVAEIARYWRDLSLAPPAMADVLGALRALLAGGASAPVPGAGTRADPWRVSLVGPLALRAWRDGDELAVDAAVAIVTPVMQAMEVEATLGVSLLRSGFAPRRATFAGEAHARLELRRADGELATLDLANLTLELRRLALDVRWTSATGVRAALDAEELALLVRGLSPIDAALTRLDVPLPTFDASGNLTFPATAWDAVQDALVALASQLRVPALDVALSLLGWTGTGPRLRLAALVGADPAFPDVGVAIRAWLGDLALDCARLEAALGPVAALLSGFTRSRPFGTGSARTPYRCPIAGHRRAPGLIAWLEPGCPPTADDLVSAFNAMHASEPPEPAVLVAELREAIDTLPDVAELLVGRDALPDGLTQLVARWTNTDGIVAMPTALPAGVRTVTLPGYSYDELVALGSVGALLGDVLDPLPAAVVHVGCEATWSTDRPAGRAFDATGATVSGALPATGTGEWFVRLPLPADAATLRPDRGAVGEQAARLAQLLAARTAPIVIIGYGAAGAAAVRAASAVAAVSDVVTVGTPWAGLAIDALRTGTSGDALRFLERMLRPDAPAWPDPLLAHEATPLRVMRGLVTRALSLVAESDPLPSAGSETPRAGLALHAAFGVLDADTLAMGLAAVFADGLAARLEAAQAAAGPELPHVALHVGADVPVLDLDLGGLLVGAGVRLELASLTRPAAGAGLDVAGVRGIGVEVHLGVHDGWLVGGPGALQRDVDVRWMSAHVRLPLDGRPAGNDDVELVLHEARAFGAYRERWVVRADGDGVLATPPLPEVRVILSAVVARLRAASPALAQLLEIAGIARDGGLDPAGLDRLLYDVQETATVAMAQAEALATSLRALVAGATGSGSSVGWTLDAGVPGGSGSATLLFDLATRTATLTATRDGGGVPPLAISASLSPAGPRAELAFGALDARAGGLRLVARAGNGVSGGAVLQLEWQRPAAVGAATTRLIPILPAPDADGLRALATVALPALLAQAAAELARSHVAAAARPVLDGALDVLGLLATPDLAGLRHVRLPLGLLDAPGAWLRHGVASWRADPVGSAVTLLDALTPLVAPGAAPGTGWALAPGVAIRYGSDAGRLRLALDVAMDTSVGPAPATPVATRVLAGLLVGPTGSAAPILEAGVTVAGRGLQLAIAPNVRVDLLRPPPAVPLQLYPNGPGLGAALGAVAESVLPPVLDALAGHRTDAGSSLLKDVGVAVFDLGGAMALRDGDAFTAAKLSEFAADPTARLTARLPHLVNAGAAALAHALDPAASRVAVAGPTDGKLTLGFGGAGAATARPVRVVLDGAAAAIVLQATLALPDVGNVVVEELRLSAAGVRIAARIGPAPITVGALVLRPLVVVRAGVSGAGFTRALGIGLAFDDAAASSVELRWTLDASPPSLRVITRGAAGAVPDATPLTVATRLLAVAASLAGSVAVERLRPVLPPRARGALRGVVFTDVAASTALDPQLFLDLADGMRMLARLERLLLNLATAPAADGGPLSLTIDGTVTIALAGRDVAGGRKQLGVSVSLVPNKRYAIASGDPTVELEVDASWVDPVVPPGLTIYAVEATTGGAPTFAFVPAVQIGGIGLRFSKQSGPLLDLGGVSLDAIAVHVYGEAAPAGVGAGVQLELAGFAISPAGAGGSNAVANGILDEAGGASPANRPAFSPALAVQKHPGGNAGVSFRAGRPPGPWWVVVQRQLGPLYVEQVGLDTAETNGRVSRVALLFDGRVSLFGLTAAVDQLSLTWLGGDVFDIRQWAVDLQGLAVSAEMSGVSLAGGLLKTTVGGGVGYVGMLLGRFGVYGLSVFGGYSTVAGAPSFFVFGAVNGPIGGPPAFFVTGIGGGLGINRALRVPNDMARFNEYPFIQALDPAATVPEPMEKLRELTQYFPPQPGNFWFAAGISFTCFALVDGIAVVAVSFGAGLEINLMGLARMALPRPQAALVSIELGLLARFSTVEGVFAIRAQLTENSWLLYPEVRLTGGFALATWWKGPLAGQFVLTLGGYHPSFHREGYPVVPRLGLIWRITDEIVVKGGAYFALTSEALMAGVDVEVSANFGWAWARIAFGAHGIVYFDPFWYEVSAYARIAAGIKIKTWLGTIRFSVSKGATIKVWGPEFSGEATIEVGPCDVTVGFGSERRIAPRVLDWLEFTRKYLEDAGDAARVLSSITGKGTLPASTKGGQSAPTPDGTDALPFEVFAEFELTVVTTVPTQRFELGGPSAVVVAVRRSDGASAALGLKPMRAGNLTSTLRFELHKLTRNAAGAVTAATPIPAQLAKVAAHNETGTDAFPIGAWGAPDPVGLPAPPLPAGDVLFAGNRVRVEAVAEQLDRGPEIPYRKVEASRRPLPLQASGNSRGLLLDRANTVALPTVANAQQALLAARAQLFAPRAAAPTPGVLPRGERSHLARATFAGDRAAPPMFGTLADGLARRNADDAAAEVQVPPPPAAPPAMRPPRVLALMTAGTGVARRETPMTVKDRRIKRRVAPTWPSVQTRLAVHLPVKMVATARPAAERGRTVIATAVVPRTDAPGAQRSYVAGRAGGLRGLDGIVGGLAPAPTDLRGARKSARAGTRAAEQEPQRLAAGDLVVLNLPDAALDVDERAEARPVLAVAGGARVTMVRGDGTVLLDALTGREPSERVSSVRVPVGTALVSVQADGQLDVAEGLAGWHEQARVAALGSHVALGTGCTLAIEAPHAAPQLGWITAADAVRGAARVTTRFDRAGDRPVRTVVVVVADAEGDRLEGLDLVLRGAARAKERDGTLRAPAVVLVGGHAALVYAVEPERSAPVLVGVRAGGDRRIAGVLAGTTPVDDVARLIAERGIVAVAGRMLAGAGAGCTLRWVGGPVVAPPSRGGGGRKTARKATKKTTTKGAVKNGVKAPAQGLPTAVRKSTTPSGGRGNGRR, encoded by the coding sequence ATGAGCTTCACCGGCACCCAGCTCGACGCGTTCGCGCAGCTCGCCACCGCGCTCGGCATCCTCGACGACGGCGGCAGCCCGAACACCGCGTGGTTCGGCGATCCCGTGGGCCGCGCGCCCGGCAGCAGCACCGGCAATCCGCGCGGGCTGCGCAGCGTGCTCTCCGACGACGACCAGCGCGACGCGCTGCTCGCCTTCGTGGACGAGGTGCTCGGCGCGCCCGACCGCGAGGAGCGCGACGGCGCGACGTGGGTGCCGCTGTTCAGCGAGTCGTCGCCGCAGGTCACGATCTTCGCCGTCGTGCGCCCGGTCGCGAACGCGGTGCACCTCGGCATCGGCATCGAGCACGCGACGACCGGAGCCACGCCGACCTCCACGCCCACGGTGGCGACGCGGCTGCACGTGCCGCTCTTCCAGCTCGCGCGCGGCACCGGCCCCGCGCCCGCCGACTCGGGCGGGCTGCCCGGCTGGCTGCTGCTCGGGCGCGTGGGCGGCCGCATCCAGCTCGCGGTGGACCTCACGCTGGCGACCGGCGCGCCATCGCCGGGTGCGGCGTCGCTCGGCGGGCTCGCGCTAGGTCTGCAGGTCCCCACCGCGCCGGCCGACACGCTCGGCTTCGCGCTCTCGCTGCGCGACCTGCAGCTGCCCGGCGCGAGCGCGCCGCGCACCTTCGCGCTCGACGGCGACTCGCTCGCGGAGCTGCAGGCGGACGCGTTCGCGCTCATCGTGGGGCTCGTGCGCGCGCAGGCGGAGGCGCTCGACGTCACGCAGCCCACGCTGCGGCCGTTCGCCGCGCTCACGGGACTGCTCGGTCTGCGCGAGGTCACGGGGCTGCCGCCGCTGCCGCTCGCGGAGCTGACGACGCAGGGGCTGCCCGCGCTCGTCGGCTGGCTGGAGGCCGTGCTGCTGGCGACGCCCGCGCGCACCGCGTGGCTGCAGCAGCTCGCGCTGCTCACCGGTGCGACGGTGGACGTGCCGCGCACCGCGGTGACGTCGACGGTCGGCCCGCTGACGTTCAGCATCGGCGTGCGCGTCGCGCCGGGCACGGGCGGGCATCCGGTGCTCACGCCGTGGGCGGAGCTCGCGCTCGAAGGGCGCGCGGGCGCGCGCGTGCGGCTCGCGGCCGACCTGCTGCGCGCCGACACGCAGACCAGCTCCGTCATCGCGCTGCCCGACCTGCGCGCGGAAGCGGTGTTCGGGCAGGACGCGGGCGGCGCGCCGCTGCTGACCGGAAATCCCGCCGTCGGCAGCCTGCACGTCGGTGTCGCGGTCACGGGTCTCACGACCGAGGCGCGGCGGCCGACGTTCGTGCTCACGCTCGAGGAGGTGACGCTCGCGGGGCGGCACCACGCGCACCTCGACCTCTCGTCGCCCGAGGCGGCGCTCGACGCGGCGAGCACCGTCGTCGACCAGGCGCTGGCCGACGCGCTCGCGGGCCTCGGCGCCGCGGGCACGCTCGTGAGCCGGCTGCTCGGCCTCACGCCGCCGGCGGGGATCCCGGCGATCTCCGCGCCCGCGCTCGTCGCCGATCCGGTCGCGGAGATCGCGCGCTACTGGCGCGACCTGTCGCTCGCGCCGCCGGCGATGGCCGACGTGCTGGGCGCGCTGCGCGCGCTGCTCGCGGGCGGCGCGAGCGCGCCGGTGCCGGGTGCCGGCACGCGCGCCGATCCGTGGCGCGTGTCGCTGGTGGGACCGCTCGCGCTGCGCGCGTGGCGCGACGGCGACGAGCTCGCGGTGGACGCGGCGGTCGCGATCGTCACGCCGGTGATGCAGGCGATGGAGGTGGAGGCGACGCTCGGCGTGTCGCTCCTGCGCTCGGGCTTCGCGCCGCGGCGCGCGACGTTCGCGGGCGAGGCGCACGCGCGCCTCGAGCTGCGTCGCGCCGACGGCGAGCTGGCGACGCTCGACCTCGCGAACCTGACGCTGGAGCTGCGGCGGCTCGCGCTCGACGTGCGCTGGACGTCCGCCACGGGCGTGCGCGCCGCGCTCGACGCGGAGGAGCTGGCGCTGCTGGTGCGCGGCCTCTCGCCCATCGACGCGGCGCTGACGCGGCTCGACGTGCCGCTGCCGACGTTCGACGCGAGCGGCAACCTGACCTTCCCAGCGACTGCATGGGACGCGGTGCAGGACGCGCTCGTCGCGCTCGCGTCGCAGCTGCGCGTCCCGGCGCTCGACGTCGCGCTGTCGCTGCTCGGCTGGACGGGCACCGGGCCGCGGCTGCGGCTCGCCGCGCTCGTCGGCGCCGATCCCGCGTTCCCCGACGTCGGCGTCGCGATCCGCGCCTGGCTCGGCGACCTCGCGCTCGACTGCGCGCGGCTGGAGGCGGCGCTCGGTCCGGTGGCCGCGCTGCTCAGCGGCTTCACCCGCTCGCGCCCGTTCGGCACCGGCAGCGCACGCACGCCGTATCGCTGCCCCATCGCCGGCCACCGTCGCGCGCCCGGGCTGATCGCGTGGCTGGAGCCCGGCTGCCCGCCGACCGCGGACGATCTCGTCTCCGCGTTCAACGCGATGCACGCCAGCGAGCCGCCCGAGCCGGCGGTGCTGGTGGCCGAGCTGCGCGAGGCGATCGACACGCTGCCGGACGTGGCGGAGCTGCTGGTGGGGCGCGACGCGCTGCCCGACGGGCTGACGCAGCTCGTCGCGCGCTGGACCAACACCGACGGCATCGTCGCGATGCCGACCGCGCTGCCCGCGGGCGTGCGGACCGTGACGCTGCCCGGCTACTCGTACGACGAGCTGGTGGCGCTCGGCAGCGTCGGCGCGCTGCTGGGCGACGTGCTCGATCCGCTGCCCGCGGCCGTCGTGCACGTGGGCTGCGAGGCGACGTGGAGCACCGATCGTCCCGCGGGCCGCGCGTTCGACGCGACGGGTGCGACGGTCAGCGGCGCGCTGCCGGCGACGGGCACCGGCGAGTGGTTCGTGCGCCTGCCGCTGCCCGCGGACGCCGCGACGCTGCGGCCCGATCGCGGCGCGGTGGGCGAGCAGGCCGCGCGCCTCGCGCAGCTGCTGGCCGCGCGCACCGCGCCCATCGTGATCATCGGCTACGGCGCGGCGGGGGCGGCCGCGGTGCGTGCGGCGAGCGCGGTCGCGGCGGTCAGCGACGTCGTCACCGTCGGCACGCCATGGGCGGGGCTGGCGATCGACGCGCTGCGCACCGGCACGAGCGGCGACGCGCTGCGCTTCCTGGAGCGGATGCTGCGCCCCGACGCGCCCGCGTGGCCCGACCCGCTGCTGGCGCACGAGGCGACGCCGCTGCGCGTGATGCGCGGGCTGGTGACGCGCGCGCTGTCGCTGGTCGCGGAGAGCGATCCGCTGCCGTCGGCCGGGAGCGAGACGCCGCGCGCGGGGCTCGCGCTGCACGCGGCGTTCGGCGTGCTGGATGCCGACACGCTGGCGATGGGGCTCGCGGCGGTGTTCGCCGACGGGCTCGCGGCGCGCCTCGAAGCCGCGCAGGCCGCGGCCGGTCCCGAGCTGCCGCACGTCGCGCTGCACGTCGGCGCCGACGTGCCGGTGCTCGACCTCGACCTCGGCGGGCTGCTGGTGGGGGCGGGCGTGCGGCTGGAGCTCGCGTCGCTCACGCGTCCCGCCGCCGGCGCGGGGCTCGACGTCGCGGGCGTGCGCGGCATCGGCGTCGAGGTGCACCTGGGCGTGCACGACGGCTGGCTGGTGGGCGGGCCGGGCGCGCTGCAGCGCGACGTGGACGTGCGGTGGATGTCGGCGCACGTGCGCCTGCCGCTCGACGGGCGGCCCGCCGGGAACGACGACGTGGAGCTGGTGCTGCACGAGGCGCGCGCGTTCGGCGCGTACCGCGAGCGCTGGGTGGTGCGCGCGGACGGCGACGGCGTCCTCGCGACGCCGCCGCTGCCGGAGGTGCGCGTCATCCTCTCGGCGGTCGTCGCGCGGCTGCGCGCCGCGTCGCCAGCGCTCGCGCAGCTGCTGGAGATCGCGGGCATCGCGCGCGACGGCGGCCTCGATCCCGCGGGGCTCGACCGCCTGCTGTACGACGTGCAGGAGACCGCGACCGTCGCGATGGCGCAGGCGGAGGCGCTGGCCACGTCGCTGCGCGCGCTGGTCGCGGGCGCGACGGGCAGCGGCTCGTCGGTCGGATGGACGCTCGACGCGGGCGTGCCGGGTGGCAGCGGCAGCGCGACGCTGCTGTTCGACCTCGCGACGCGCACCGCGACCCTCACGGCCACGCGCGACGGCGGTGGCGTGCCGCCGCTCGCGATCAGTGCCTCGCTGTCGCCCGCGGGGCCGCGTGCGGAGCTCGCGTTCGGCGCGCTCGACGCGCGCGCGGGCGGGCTGCGGCTGGTCGCGCGCGCAGGCAACGGCGTGAGCGGCGGCGCGGTGCTGCAGCTGGAGTGGCAGCGGCCCGCGGCCGTCGGCGCCGCGACGACGCGCCTCATCCCGATCCTGCCCGCGCCCGACGCGGACGGGCTGCGCGCGCTGGCGACGGTCGCGCTGCCGGCGCTGCTCGCGCAGGCGGCGGCGGAGCTGGCGCGCTCGCACGTCGCCGCTGCCGCGCGGCCGGTGCTCGACGGCGCGCTCGACGTGCTCGGGCTGCTCGCGACGCCCGACCTCGCCGGGCTGCGCCACGTGCGGCTGCCGCTCGGACTGCTGGACGCGCCGGGCGCGTGGCTGCGGCACGGCGTCGCATCGTGGCGCGCGGATCCGGTGGGCAGCGCGGTCACGTTGCTCGACGCGCTGACGCCGCTCGTCGCGCCGGGCGCCGCGCCGGGCACGGGCTGGGCGCTCGCGCCGGGCGTCGCGATCCGCTACGGCAGCGACGCGGGACGGCTGCGCCTCGCGCTCGACGTGGCGATGGACACGAGCGTCGGGCCCGCGCCCGCGACGCCGGTGGCGACGCGCGTGCTCGCAGGCCTGCTCGTCGGACCGACGGGCAGCGCGGCGCCGATCCTCGAAGCCGGCGTGACGGTCGCGGGGCGCGGGCTGCAGCTCGCGATCGCGCCGAATGTTCGCGTCGATCTCCTGCGTCCGCCGCCGGCGGTGCCTCTGCAGCTCTATCCCAACGGGCCCGGGCTCGGCGCCGCGCTGGGCGCGGTCGCGGAGTCGGTGCTGCCGCCCGTGCTCGACGCGCTCGCGGGCCACCGCACCGACGCGGGCAGCTCGCTGCTGAAGGACGTCGGCGTCGCGGTGTTCGACCTCGGCGGCGCGATGGCGCTGCGCGACGGCGACGCGTTCACCGCCGCCAAGCTGTCCGAGTTCGCGGCCGATCCCACCGCGCGCCTGACCGCGCGACTGCCGCACCTCGTGAACGCGGGCGCCGCGGCGCTGGCGCACGCGCTCGATCCGGCGGCGTCGCGCGTGGCCGTTGCGGGACCCACCGACGGGAAGCTCACGCTCGGCTTCGGCGGCGCCGGCGCGGCGACCGCGCGCCCGGTGCGCGTGGTGCTCGACGGCGCGGCCGCCGCGATCGTGCTGCAGGCGACGCTCGCGCTTCCCGACGTCGGCAACGTCGTCGTCGAGGAGCTGCGCCTCTCGGCCGCCGGCGTGCGGATCGCGGCGCGCATCGGGCCCGCGCCGATCACGGTCGGCGCGCTCGTGCTGCGCCCGCTGGTCGTCGTGCGCGCGGGCGTCTCCGGCGCGGGCTTCACGCGCGCGCTCGGCATCGGCCTCGCCTTCGACGACGCGGCCGCCAGCTCGGTGGAGCTCCGCTGGACGCTCGACGCGAGCCCGCCGTCGCTGCGCGTGATCACGCGCGGCGCCGCGGGCGCGGTGCCCGACGCGACGCCGCTGACGGTCGCGACGCGGCTGCTCGCGGTGGCGGCGTCGCTCGCCGGCAGCGTGGCCGTCGAACGGCTGCGCCCCGTGCTGCCGCCGCGGGCGCGCGGCGCGCTGCGCGGCGTCGTCTTCACCGACGTCGCGGCGTCCACCGCGCTCGATCCGCAGCTCTTCCTCGACCTCGCCGACGGCATGCGGATGCTGGCGCGGCTGGAGCGGCTGCTGCTCAACCTCGCGACCGCGCCCGCCGCCGACGGCGGCCCGCTGTCGCTAACGATCGATGGCACGGTGACGATCGCGCTCGCGGGGCGCGACGTGGCCGGCGGCCGCAAGCAGCTCGGCGTCAGCGTGTCGCTCGTGCCCAACAAGCGCTACGCGATCGCCAGCGGCGACCCGACCGTCGAGCTGGAGGTCGACGCGTCGTGGGTCGATCCGGTCGTGCCGCCGGGGCTCACGATCTACGCCGTCGAGGCGACGACGGGCGGCGCGCCGACGTTCGCGTTCGTGCCCGCGGTGCAGATCGGCGGCATCGGGCTGCGCTTCTCGAAGCAGAGCGGCCCGCTGCTCGACCTGGGCGGCGTGTCGCTCGACGCGATCGCGGTGCACGTGTACGGCGAGGCCGCGCCCGCGGGCGTCGGCGCGGGCGTGCAGCTGGAGCTCGCGGGCTTCGCGATCTCGCCCGCCGGCGCGGGCGGATCGAACGCGGTCGCCAACGGGATCCTCGACGAGGCGGGCGGCGCGAGCCCGGCGAACCGGCCCGCGTTCAGCCCGGCGCTCGCGGTGCAGAAGCATCCGGGCGGGAACGCCGGCGTGTCGTTCCGCGCGGGCAGGCCGCCCGGCCCGTGGTGGGTCGTCGTGCAGCGGCAGCTCGGCCCCCTCTACGTCGAGCAGGTGGGGCTCGACACGGCCGAGACGAACGGGCGCGTGAGCCGCGTCGCGCTGCTCTTCGACGGGCGCGTGTCGCTGTTCGGGCTCACCGCCGCGGTGGACCAGCTGTCGCTGACGTGGCTCGGCGGCGACGTCTTCGACATCCGGCAGTGGGCGGTCGATCTGCAGGGCCTCGCCGTGTCGGCCGAGATGTCGGGCGTGTCGCTCGCGGGCGGGCTGCTGAAGACGACCGTGGGCGGCGGCGTCGGCTACGTCGGCATGCTGCTGGGGCGCTTCGGCGTCTATGGCCTGTCAGTTTTTGGAGGCTATTCAACCGTCGCGGGCGCGCCGTCGTTCTTCGTGTTCGGCGCGGTGAACGGCCCGATCGGCGGGCCGCCCGCGTTCTTCGTCACCGGCATCGGCGGCGGGCTGGGGATCAACCGCGCGCTGCGCGTGCCGAACGACATGGCGCGGTTCAACGAGTACCCGTTCATCCAGGCGCTCGACCCCGCGGCGACGGTGCCCGAGCCGATGGAGAAGCTGCGCGAGCTGACGCAGTACTTCCCGCCGCAGCCCGGCAACTTCTGGTTCGCGGCCGGCATCAGCTTCACCTGCTTCGCGCTGGTGGACGGGATCGCGGTCGTCGCGGTGAGCTTCGGCGCGGGGCTCGAGATCAACCTCATGGGCCTCGCGCGCATGGCGCTCCCGCGCCCGCAGGCCGCGCTGGTGTCGATCGAGCTCGGGCTGCTCGCGCGCTTCTCGACGGTCGAGGGCGTGTTCGCGATCCGCGCGCAGCTGACCGAGAACTCGTGGCTGCTCTATCCCGAGGTGCGCCTCACCGGCGGCTTCGCGCTCGCCACGTGGTGGAAGGGCCCCCTCGCCGGCCAGTTCGTGCTCACGCTCGGCGGCTACCACCCGAGCTTCCACCGCGAGGGCTATCCGGTGGTGCCGCGACTCGGGCTGATCTGGCGCATCACCGACGAGATCGTGGTGAAGGGCGGCGCGTACTTCGCCCTCACGTCCGAGGCGCTGATGGCGGGCGTGGACGTGGAGGTGAGCGCCAACTTCGGCTGGGCGTGGGCGCGCATCGCGTTCGGCGCGCACGGCATCGTCTACTTCGATCCGTTCTGGTACGAGGTCAGCGCCTACGCGCGCATCGCGGCGGGCATCAAGATCAAGACGTGGCTCGGCACGATCCGCTTCAGCGTGTCGAAGGGCGCGACGATCAAGGTGTGGGGCCCCGAGTTCAGCGGCGAGGCGACGATCGAGGTCGGGCCGTGCGACGTCACGGTCGGCTTCGGGAGCGAGCGCCGCATCGCGCCGCGCGTGCTCGACTGGCTGGAGTTCACGCGGAAGTACCTCGAGGATGCGGGTGACGCCGCGCGCGTGCTGTCGTCGATCACGGGCAAGGGGACGCTGCCCGCGTCCACGAAGGGCGGGCAGAGCGCACCGACGCCCGACGGCACCGACGCGCTGCCGTTCGAGGTGTTCGCGGAGTTCGAGCTGACGGTCGTGACGACGGTGCCGACGCAGCGCTTCGAGCTGGGCGGGCCGTCCGCCGTCGTCGTCGCGGTCCGGCGCTCCGACGGCGCGAGCGCGGCGCTCGGCCTCAAGCCGATGCGCGCCGGCAACCTCACGTCCACGCTGCGCTTCGAGCTGCACAAGCTGACGCGCAACGCGGCCGGCGCGGTCACCGCCGCGACGCCGATCCCCGCGCAGCTCGCGAAGGTGGCCGCACACAACGAGACCGGCACCGACGCGTTCCCGATCGGCGCGTGGGGCGCGCCCGATCCCGTGGGCCTGCCCGCGCCGCCGCTGCCGGCGGGCGACGTGCTGTTCGCCGGCAACCGCGTGCGCGTGGAAGCGGTGGCCGAGCAGCTCGATCGCGGCCCCGAGATCCCGTACCGCAAGGTGGAGGCGTCGCGCCGCCCGCTGCCGCTGCAGGCGAGCGGCAACAGCCGCGGGCTGCTGCTGGACCGCGCGAACACGGTCGCGCTGCCGACGGTCGCCAACGCGCAGCAGGCGCTGCTCGCCGCGCGGGCGCAGCTGTTCGCGCCGCGCGCCGCCGCGCCGACGCCCGGCGTGCTGCCGCGCGGCGAGCGCTCGCACCTGGCGCGCGCGACGTTCGCGGGCGACCGCGCCGCGCCGCCGATGTTCGGCACGCTGGCCGACGGCCTCGCGCGCCGCAACGCGGACGACGCCGCGGCGGAGGTGCAGGTGCCGCCGCCGCCCGCCGCGCCGCCAGCGATGCGCCCGCCGCGCGTGCTCGCGCTGATGACCGCCGGCACCGGCGTCGCGCGGCGCGAGACGCCGATGACGGTGAAGGACCGCCGCATCAAGCGCCGCGTCGCGCCGACGTGGCCCTCCGTGCAGACGCGCCTCGCGGTGCACCTGCCGGTGAAGATGGTCGCCACCGCGCGCCCCGCCGCGGAGCGCGGCCGCACGGTCATCGCGACCGCGGTCGTGCCGCGCACCGACGCGCCGGGCGCGCAGCGCTCGTACGTCGCGGGCCGCGCGGGCGGGCTGCGCGGGCTCGACGGGATCGTCGGCGGGCTGGCGCCCGCGCCCACCGATCTGCGTGGCGCGCGGAAGTCCGCCCGTGCCGGCACGCGTGCGGCCGAGCAGGAGCCGCAGCGGCTCGCCGCGGGCGACCTCGTGGTGCTCAACCTCCCCGATGCCGCGCTCGACGTCGACGAGCGCGCCGAGGCGCGTCCGGTGCTCGCGGTCGCGGGCGGCGCGCGCGTGACGATGGTGCGCGGCGACGGCACCGTGCTGCTCGACGCGCTCACCGGCCGCGAGCCGAGCGAGCGCGTGAGCAGCGTGCGCGTGCCGGTGGGCACGGCGCTCGTGAGCGTGCAGGCGGACGGGCAGCTCGACGTGGCCGAGGGCCTCGCCGGCTGGCACGAGCAGGCGCGCGTCGCCGCGCTCGGCTCCCACGTCGCGCTGGGCACCGGCTGCACGCTCGCGATCGAGGCGCCGCACGCCGCGCCGCAGCTGGGCTGGATCACCGCCGCCGACGCGGTGCGCGGCGCCGCGCGCGTCACCACGCGCTTCGACCGCGCGGGCGACCGTCCCGTGCGCACGGTGGTGGTCGTCGTCGCGGACGCCGAGGGCGACCGGCTGGAGGGGCTCGATCTCGTGTTGCGCGGCGCGGCGCGCGCGAAGGAGAGGGACGGGACGCTGCGCGCGCCGGCCGTCGTGCTGGTGGGCGGCCATGCGGCGCTCGTGTACGCCGTCGAGCCGGAGCGGAGCGCGCCCGTGCTGGTGGGCGTGCGCGCGGGCGGCGATCGCCGCATCGCGGGCGTGCTCGCGGGCACGACGCCGGTGGACGA